From the genome of Mycobacterium dioxanotrophicus, one region includes:
- the orn gene encoding oligoribonuclease, protein MRDELVWIDCEMTGLDLKNDRLIEIAVLVTDADLNILGDGLDVVIHTDDAALDSMVDIVTQMHTRSGLIEEVRASTVDVATAEEMVLDYIRGHVKQAKTAPLAGNSIATDRGFIARDMPKLDDYLHYRMIDVSSIKELCRRWYPRIYFGQPEKGLAHRALADIHESIRELKYYRATAFVAPPGPSTSDIAAVASTLGPDSDNAGDNDSALQRPSG, encoded by the coding sequence GTGCGAGACGAACTGGTGTGGATCGACTGCGAGATGACCGGCCTCGACCTCAAGAATGACCGGCTCATCGAGATCGCGGTGCTGGTCACCGACGCGGACCTGAACATTCTGGGTGACGGCTTGGACGTGGTCATCCATACCGACGACGCGGCGCTGGACTCAATGGTGGACATCGTGACCCAGATGCACACCCGGTCGGGGCTCATCGAAGAGGTACGCGCCTCCACCGTCGACGTGGCGACCGCCGAGGAAATGGTGCTCGACTACATCCGCGGCCACGTCAAACAGGCCAAGACCGCACCGCTGGCCGGCAACTCCATCGCGACCGACCGCGGCTTCATCGCCCGCGACATGCCCAAACTCGACGATTACCTGCACTACCGGATGATCGACGTCAGCTCGATCAAGGAGCTGTGCCGGCGCTGGTACCCGCGGATCTACTTCGGCCAGCCCGAGAAGGGGCTCGCACACCGCGCGCTGGCCGACATCCACGAGTCGATCCGGGAGTTGAAGTACTACCGCGCCACGGCCTTCGTCGCCCCGCCCGGGCCGTCTACCAGCGACATTGCAGCCGTGGCCAGCACGCTGGGACCAGATTCAGACAACGCCGGAGATAACGATTCGGCACTCCAGCGTCCGAGCGGCTAG
- a CDS encoding helicase HerA-like domain-containing protein, whose product MTTESTATPAQQIAAGYAVGGQALELGAVVVDGAVDPGAQIRIPLATINRHGLIAGATGTGKTKTLQVIAEQLSAAGVPVVMADVKGDLSGVSKPGEANDKTAQRAKDTGDDWAATAFPTEFLSLGTSGLGVPVRATMTSFGPILLSKVLGLNATQESTLGLIFHWADQKGLSLLDLKDLRAVIQYLTSDEGKPELKALGAVSPATAGVILRALVNLEAEGGDTFFGEPELEPKDLMRVDAQGRGVITLLELGAQAARPALFSTFLMWVLADLFTTLPEIGDVDKPKLVFFFDEAHLLFADASKAFLEQVEQTVKLIRSKGVGVFFCTQLPTDVPNDVLSQLGARVQHALRAFTPDDQKALSKTVRTYPKTDVYDLEKALTSLGIGEAIVTVLSEQGAPTPVAWTRMRAPRSLMAAIGDDAIKAAAQASQLQATYGQTVDRESAYELLNAKLNAAPAPEEGDAGGFAGVEASGEVEPMPAPAQRAEPGIVQQVLASSAFKSALRSAATVAGREITRSIFGVGRRR is encoded by the coding sequence ATGACCACCGAATCGACAGCAACCCCCGCGCAGCAGATCGCCGCCGGCTACGCCGTCGGGGGACAGGCGTTGGAGCTCGGGGCCGTGGTTGTCGACGGGGCCGTCGACCCGGGCGCCCAGATCCGCATCCCGCTCGCGACGATCAACCGGCATGGGTTGATCGCGGGTGCCACGGGCACGGGCAAGACCAAGACTCTGCAGGTGATCGCCGAGCAGCTGTCGGCGGCCGGGGTGCCGGTGGTGATGGCCGATGTGAAGGGTGACCTGTCGGGAGTGTCGAAGCCAGGGGAGGCCAACGACAAGACCGCGCAGCGCGCCAAGGACACCGGTGACGACTGGGCCGCGACCGCGTTCCCGACGGAGTTCCTGTCGCTGGGCACGTCGGGTCTCGGCGTGCCGGTGCGTGCGACGATGACCAGCTTCGGCCCGATCCTGCTGTCAAAGGTGTTGGGCCTCAACGCAACTCAGGAGTCGACTCTCGGCTTGATCTTCCACTGGGCCGATCAGAAGGGGCTGTCGCTGCTGGATCTGAAGGATCTGCGGGCGGTGATCCAGTACCTCACCAGCGACGAGGGCAAGCCCGAACTCAAGGCGCTCGGCGCGGTGTCGCCTGCCACCGCCGGGGTGATCCTGCGAGCTTTGGTGAACCTGGAGGCCGAAGGGGGCGACACCTTCTTCGGCGAGCCTGAGCTGGAACCGAAGGACCTGATGCGCGTCGACGCCCAGGGCCGTGGCGTCATCACGCTGCTGGAACTGGGCGCGCAGGCGGCGCGTCCGGCACTGTTCTCCACCTTCTTGATGTGGGTGCTGGCCGACCTGTTCACGACACTGCCCGAGATCGGTGACGTCGACAAGCCCAAGCTGGTGTTCTTCTTCGACGAGGCGCATCTGCTGTTCGCAGACGCGTCGAAGGCATTCCTGGAGCAGGTCGAGCAGACCGTCAAGCTGATCCGCTCCAAGGGCGTCGGCGTCTTCTTCTGCACCCAGTTGCCCACCGACGTGCCCAACGATGTGCTGTCGCAGCTGGGCGCCCGCGTCCAGCACGCGCTGCGGGCCTTCACCCCCGACGATCAGAAGGCGCTGTCCAAGACGGTGCGCACCTATCCGAAGACCGATGTCTACGACCTGGAGAAGGCGTTGACGTCGCTGGGCATCGGTGAGGCGATCGTGACGGTGCTCTCCGAGCAGGGCGCGCCGACGCCGGTGGCGTGGACCCGGATGCGAGCGCCGCGCTCGTTGATGGCCGCCATCGGCGACGACGCGATCAAGGCGGCCGCGCAGGCCAGCCAGCTGCAGGCGACCTACGGGCAGACCGTCGACCGCGAGTCGGCGTACGAGTTGCTCAACGCCAAGCTGAACGCCGCGCCCGCGCCGGAGGAAGGCGACGCCGGTGGCTTCGCAGGCGTCGAGGCGTCCGGTGAGGTGGAACCGATGCCCGCGCCGGCTCAGCGTGCCGAGCCGGGCATCGTGCAGCAGGTGCTGGCGAGCTCGGCCTTCAAGAGCGCGTTGCGGTCGGCGGCCACCGTCGCGGGGCGGGAAATCACCCGCAGCATCTTCGGGGTCGGCCGCCGCCGCTAG
- the cmrA gene encoding mycolate reductase (Catalyzes the final step in mycolic acid biosynthesis.): MPVPAPSPDARAVVTGASQNIGEALATELAARGHHLIITARREDVLNTLAQRLTERYGVTVEVRGVDLADPAARATLCDELASREISILCANAGTATFGPVVNLDPAGEKAQVQLNVLGVHDLVLAVLPGMVKRGAGGILISGSAAGNSPIPNNATYAATKAFANTFSESLRGEVKGSGVHVTVLAPGPVRTELPDQSEQSLVERLIPDFLWISTEYTAKLSLDGLEHNKMRVVPGVTSKAMSVASGYAPRAIVTPIVGAVYKKLGGD; this comes from the coding sequence ATGCCAGTTCCCGCACCCAGTCCGGACGCCCGCGCCGTCGTCACCGGCGCCTCGCAGAACATCGGCGAGGCGTTGGCCACCGAGCTCGCCGCCCGCGGACACCACCTGATCATCACCGCCCGGCGCGAGGACGTGCTGAACACGTTGGCGCAGCGACTCACCGAGCGCTACGGCGTGACCGTCGAGGTGCGCGGTGTCGACCTCGCCGACCCGGCGGCCCGGGCGACGCTGTGCGATGAGTTGGCGTCCCGGGAGATCTCGATCCTGTGCGCCAACGCAGGCACGGCCACGTTCGGGCCGGTGGTCAACCTCGACCCCGCCGGTGAAAAAGCGCAGGTTCAGCTCAATGTCCTCGGCGTGCACGACCTCGTCCTCGCTGTTCTGCCGGGCATGGTCAAACGCGGAGCCGGCGGAATCCTGATTTCCGGTTCGGCGGCAGGCAATTCGCCGATTCCCAACAACGCTACCTACGCGGCCACCAAGGCCTTCGCGAACACCTTCAGCGAGTCGTTGCGCGGCGAGGTCAAGGGCTCCGGTGTGCACGTCACCGTGCTCGCACCCGGCCCGGTACGCACCGAACTGCCCGATCAGTCCGAGCAGTCACTGGTCGAACGGCTGATCCCGGATTTCCTGTGGATCTCCACCGAGTACACCGCGAAGCTGTCGCTGGATGGCTTGGAGCACAACAAGATGCGCGTCGTCCCCGGCGTCACATCCAAGGCCATGTCGGTGGCCAGCGGCTACGCTCCGCGCGCCATCGTCACACCGATCGTCGGTGCCGTGTACAAGAAGCTCGGCGGCGACTAG
- a CDS encoding MFS transporter → MINPRRARVVAWALWDCGATGLNAIVVTFVFSVYLTGSVGAGLPGDTTPASWLGRAMTVAGLVVALLAPATGIWVDAPQRRRRVLAVMTGAAVILTSAMSLIRDDNRYLLPGLVLLACTAACNELATVPYNAMLRQLSTPETSGRISGLGLALGYGGSVLLLLLAYVGFIAGNGDTRGLLDIPAQDGQNVRAVMLLTAAWFVLFALPVFVVVPRVTDALPVERVGLFGAYRKLWDEIRSEWRRDHNVVYYLLASAVFRDGLAGVFAFGAVLGVNAYGVSEADVLLFGMSACVIAAFGSVVGGMLDDRVGSKPVIVGSLACLIAVGLTLLSLSGPVAFWVCGLMLCLFIGPTLSSARTMMLRISAEGKEGVAFGLYTTTGRAVSFLAPWLFFTFIDAFGADRAGMGGLCLVLAIGLAAMVAVRTPQHVHNAV, encoded by the coding sequence ATGATCAACCCCAGGCGGGCGCGGGTGGTCGCGTGGGCCTTGTGGGACTGCGGCGCGACGGGCCTGAACGCGATCGTCGTCACCTTCGTTTTCTCCGTGTACCTGACCGGCAGCGTCGGGGCGGGCCTGCCTGGCGACACGACGCCGGCGAGCTGGCTGGGCCGGGCCATGACGGTCGCGGGTCTGGTGGTGGCGCTGCTGGCGCCTGCCACCGGAATCTGGGTCGACGCGCCACAGCGCAGGCGCCGGGTGCTCGCGGTGATGACCGGTGCGGCGGTGATCTTGACGTCGGCGATGAGCCTGATCCGCGACGACAACCGCTACCTGTTACCGGGCTTGGTGTTGTTGGCGTGCACGGCGGCCTGCAACGAGCTCGCCACGGTGCCCTACAACGCCATGCTGCGGCAACTGTCCACCCCGGAAACCTCGGGGCGGATCTCAGGACTGGGCCTGGCGCTGGGGTACGGCGGCAGCGTCCTGCTCTTGCTGCTGGCCTATGTCGGCTTCATCGCCGGTAACGGCGACACCCGTGGGTTATTGGACATCCCGGCGCAGGATGGTCAGAACGTGCGGGCGGTGATGCTGCTCACTGCGGCGTGGTTCGTGCTGTTCGCGCTGCCGGTGTTCGTGGTGGTGCCGAGAGTGACCGATGCGTTACCGGTCGAACGGGTGGGGCTCTTCGGGGCCTATCGCAAGCTGTGGGACGAGATCCGCAGCGAATGGCGTCGTGATCACAACGTCGTCTACTACCTGCTGGCGAGCGCGGTGTTCCGCGACGGGCTGGCCGGCGTGTTCGCGTTCGGCGCGGTGCTCGGCGTCAACGCCTACGGCGTGTCCGAGGCCGACGTGCTCCTGTTCGGCATGAGTGCGTGCGTGATCGCGGCATTCGGGTCGGTCGTCGGCGGCATGCTCGACGACCGGGTCGGTTCCAAGCCGGTCATCGTCGGCTCGCTGGCGTGTCTGATCGCGGTGGGACTCACCCTGCTGTCGCTGTCGGGACCGGTGGCCTTCTGGGTGTGCGGCTTGATGCTGTGCCTGTTCATCGGACCGACGCTGTCGTCAGCGCGCACGATGATGTTGCGGATCTCCGCCGAGGGCAAGGAAGGTGTGGCGTTCGGCCTGTACACGACGACGGGGCGTGCGGTGTCGTTCCTGGCGCCGTGGCTGTTCTTCACCTTCATCGACGCGTTCGGCGCCGACCGGGCAGGCATGGGCGGGCTGTGCCTCGTGCTGGCGATCGGCCTGGCGGCCATGGTGGCCGTGCGCACGCCGCAGCATGTGCACAACGCGGTGTAA
- a CDS encoding MmpS family transport accessory protein, with the protein MTDSPRREGSDPTQPLGSGYPVDYPEPAYADQPPYQPPGYPAGPNSMSNPTQQLPPYPSYGYGPNATGQYGTGYPPPGQPPEQEPDDDGPRMWLWILAAVAVLLVVGLVIALVIINSSQQETVVAPPVSPQPSATTTRSTPTTTSHIPSPTAAPPITTPTSPTTSSAPGATDTVTYSVTGEGRAINITYIDTGNMLQTEFNVMLPWSKQVELPQPASQTASVTVINFGPEISCSVTVNGVQTQHRTGTGLTVCAGAAP; encoded by the coding sequence ATGACCGATTCACCACGCCGCGAGGGTTCTGATCCGACCCAACCGCTCGGCAGCGGATACCCGGTGGACTATCCGGAGCCGGCCTACGCCGACCAGCCTCCGTACCAGCCACCCGGTTACCCGGCCGGGCCGAATTCGATGTCGAATCCGACCCAGCAACTGCCCCCCTACCCTTCCTATGGGTACGGCCCCAACGCAACCGGCCAGTACGGGACGGGCTACCCGCCGCCGGGTCAGCCGCCTGAGCAGGAGCCCGATGACGATGGGCCGCGGATGTGGCTGTGGATCCTGGCGGCGGTGGCGGTGCTGCTCGTGGTCGGCCTGGTGATTGCCCTGGTCATCATCAACAGCTCGCAGCAGGAAACCGTCGTTGCCCCGCCGGTGAGCCCGCAGCCCAGCGCGACCACCACCCGCAGCACGCCGACCACGACGTCGCACATCCCGAGCCCGACCGCGGCACCACCGATCACCACCCCGACCTCGCCCACAACGTCGTCGGCGCCCGGCGCCACCGACACCGTCACCTACTCGGTCACCGGGGAGGGCCGGGCGATCAACATCACCTACATCGACACCGGCAACATGCTGCAGACGGAGTTCAACGTGATGCTGCCGTGGAGCAAGCAGGTCGAGCTGCCGCAACCGGCCTCCCAGACCGCGAGCGTCACGGTCATCAACTTCGGACCGGAGATCAGCTGTTCGGTGACCGTCAACGGGGTGCAGACCCAGCACCGCACCGGGACCGGCCTGACGGTGTGTGCCGGCGCGGCGCCCTGA
- a CDS encoding alpha/beta hydrolase family protein codes for MERHVRVNYGASLSPDATAFAHLVDDGGYPRAVQRFLRGWRASSSRDVELPIVGPVTRVIHSADGHWLACEVAPEGGTRSQIWVVTTDPDDRDARRVDIWPPDAPEGTAELIGWDGTQVAAILTGDDGVGSSCLIDPATGDTTVLDRRSAGRLVDSWAGASLVRVGPRGYRELIMLWGQREIALLPFDPGSTTDAGVILDDHQPRRMRSGLEGETALIEPAKNYPLGSSEGYVRALIRSENGASHARLMEVTVTAEGVSYHVVAERPGYELDEFVVSDDLSTVAMLWNIDGCSELQILEYADETLSEPIPLPGMVASELSISAGGSMVAMTVQGPSLPPTVELVDPRTREWERIDRQPSLGPLTGTPTLERITARDGLELNAWLYRPDREPIGAMIFLHGGPEGQARPDYNEFYPRLLEAGIAVLTPNVRGSGGFGRAFMHADDRELRFAAIDDVADCVRYLVERGHARADRIACSGWSYGGYLTQAALTFHPELFAAGISICGMSDLNTFYRNTEPWIAAAAHPKYGHPVADRDLLERLSPLVRAPALTAPLLLVHGAHDTNVPVGESEQMYDALRALGRTVELLMFDDDGHEIVKRENRAVLGEAMTKWLLAAFAG; via the coding sequence GTGGAGCGGCACGTTCGGGTGAACTACGGCGCGTCGTTGTCGCCGGATGCGACGGCGTTCGCCCACCTGGTCGACGACGGTGGTTATCCGCGCGCGGTGCAGAGGTTCCTGCGCGGCTGGCGGGCCAGCTCGTCTCGTGACGTGGAACTGCCCATCGTGGGTCCCGTCACGCGGGTCATCCACTCGGCCGACGGGCATTGGCTGGCCTGTGAGGTCGCGCCTGAAGGTGGCACCCGCAGCCAGATCTGGGTGGTGACAACCGATCCTGACGACCGTGATGCCCGCCGCGTCGACATCTGGCCGCCGGACGCCCCGGAGGGCACCGCCGAACTGATCGGCTGGGACGGCACGCAGGTGGCCGCGATTCTCACCGGTGACGACGGCGTCGGCAGCTCGTGCCTGATCGACCCGGCGACCGGTGACACCACTGTGCTCGACCGGCGGTCCGCAGGCCGTCTCGTCGACTCCTGGGCAGGCGCGTCGCTGGTGCGGGTCGGGCCGCGCGGGTACCGCGAGCTCATCATGCTGTGGGGTCAGCGGGAGATCGCGCTGCTGCCGTTCGACCCCGGGTCCACCACTGACGCAGGCGTCATTCTCGACGATCATCAGCCGCGCCGGATGCGCAGCGGTCTGGAGGGTGAGACCGCGCTGATCGAGCCGGCCAAGAACTATCCGTTGGGTAGCTCGGAAGGCTATGTGCGGGCGCTCATCCGCAGTGAGAACGGCGCGTCTCACGCGCGGCTGATGGAGGTCACGGTGACCGCGGAAGGCGTGTCGTATCACGTCGTCGCCGAACGGCCCGGCTATGAGCTCGACGAGTTCGTGGTCAGCGACGACCTGTCGACGGTGGCGATGTTGTGGAACATCGACGGCTGCAGCGAACTGCAGATCTTGGAGTACGCCGACGAAACGCTGTCCGAACCGATCCCGCTGCCCGGCATGGTGGCCAGCGAATTGAGCATCAGCGCAGGCGGTTCCATGGTCGCGATGACCGTGCAGGGGCCGTCCCTGCCGCCGACTGTGGAACTGGTCGACCCGCGGACGAGGGAATGGGAACGTATCGACCGTCAGCCCAGCCTCGGACCGCTCACCGGCACACCGACTTTGGAGCGGATCACCGCGCGCGACGGCCTGGAACTCAACGCGTGGCTGTACCGGCCCGACCGGGAGCCGATCGGCGCGATGATCTTCCTGCACGGCGGCCCGGAGGGGCAGGCGCGGCCCGACTACAACGAGTTCTATCCGAGGCTGCTCGAGGCCGGTATCGCGGTGCTGACGCCGAACGTGCGCGGATCCGGAGGGTTCGGCAGGGCGTTCATGCACGCCGACGACAGGGAACTGCGTTTCGCAGCCATCGACGATGTGGCCGATTGCGTGCGCTATCTCGTCGAGCGCGGACATGCGCGGGCCGACCGCATCGCATGTAGCGGCTGGTCCTACGGCGGCTATCTGACGCAGGCGGCGTTGACGTTTCATCCCGAACTGTTCGCCGCGGGCATCAGTATCTGCGGGATGAGCGATCTGAACACCTTCTACCGCAATACCGAACCGTGGATCGCCGCCGCGGCGCATCCCAAGTACGGGCACCCGGTGGCCGATCGCGACCTGTTGGAGCGGTTGTCGCCGTTGGTGCGGGCACCCGCGCTGACGGCACCGCTGCTGTTGGTGCACGGTGCCCACGACACCAATGTGCCGGTCGGGGAGTCCGAGCAGATGTACGACGCGCTGCGCGCACTGGGGCGCACGGTGGAACTGCTGATGTTCGACGACGACGGCCACGAGATCGTCAAACGGGAGAACCGGGCCGTGCTGGGCGAGGCGATGACGAAGTGGCTGCTCGCGGCGTTCGCCGGCTAA
- a CDS encoding SACE_7040 family transcriptional regulator: protein MPNSAVTRRSQAKSDRRSQLIAAAERLVAERGYLAVRLEDIGAAVGVSGPAIYRHFPNKEAMLVELLVGISTRLLAGARDVIAKDDDARTALDDLVDFHLDFVFDEPDLIRIQDRDLAHLPDTAARQVRRSQRQYVEIWVSVLTRLDPQLAEDDARVMAHAAFGLLNSTPYSVKPAAPKARSREVLRRMTLAALHATR from the coding sequence ATGCCGAACAGCGCCGTCACCCGACGCAGCCAGGCCAAATCCGATCGCCGCAGCCAGCTGATCGCCGCCGCGGAACGTCTGGTGGCCGAACGTGGCTACCTCGCGGTCCGACTCGAGGACATCGGCGCAGCCGTCGGTGTCAGCGGGCCCGCGATCTACCGGCACTTCCCCAACAAGGAAGCGATGCTGGTGGAGCTGCTGGTCGGCATCAGCACCCGACTGCTCGCCGGTGCGCGCGACGTCATCGCCAAAGACGACGATGCGCGCACGGCACTGGACGACCTCGTCGACTTCCACCTTGACTTCGTGTTCGACGAACCCGACCTGATCCGCATCCAGGACCGCGACCTGGCCCACCTGCCCGATACCGCGGCGCGCCAGGTCCGCCGCTCGCAGCGACAATATGTCGAGATCTGGGTGTCGGTACTGACCCGGCTCGACCCGCAATTGGCCGAGGACGACGCCCGGGTGATGGCGCACGCCGCGTTCGGGTTGCTCAACTCCACCCCGTACAGCGTGAAACCCGCTGCACCCAAAGCGCGTTCACGTGAGGTGCTGCGCCGGATGACGCTGGCGGCGCTGCACGCCACCCGTTAG
- a CDS encoding carboxyl transferase domain-containing protein yields the protein MNSNGAALSSHTDDHLALVAQLRTKLATAALGGPERARERHVSRGKLLPRDRVDGLLDAGSPFLEIAPLAANGMYDDECPGAGMIAGIGRVSGRECVIVANDATVKGGTYYPITVKKHLRAQEIALQNQLPCIYLVDSGGAFLPRQDEVFPDREHFGRIFYNQATMSAKGIAQIAAVLGSCTAGGAYVPAMSDEAVIVRNQGTIFLGGPPLVKAATGEVVTAEDLGGGDLHSKISGVTDHLAHDDRDALRIVRNIVSTLGPAQEPPWAVEPAVDAVADQTELYDVVPVDPRVPYDVHEVITRIVDDGRFNEFKAEYGTTLVTGFARIHGHPVGIIANNGVLFGESALKGAHFIELCDKRKTPLLFLQNISGFMVGRDYEAGGIAKHGAKMVTAVACARVPKLTVVIGGSYGAGNYSMCGRAYSPRFLWMWPNARISVMGGEQAASVLATVRGEMTDEQAEEFKAPIRAQYEHQGNPYYSTARLWDDGVIDPADTRTVLGLALSVVGQAPLEPVSYGVFRM from the coding sequence ATTAACTCAAATGGAGCTGCCTTGTCATCGCATACAGACGACCATCTGGCGTTGGTCGCGCAGCTGCGCACCAAACTCGCCACCGCGGCCCTCGGCGGACCGGAACGGGCCCGGGAACGACACGTCAGCCGGGGCAAGCTGCTCCCGCGCGATCGGGTCGACGGCCTGCTCGACGCGGGCAGCCCGTTCCTGGAGATCGCGCCGCTGGCCGCCAACGGCATGTACGACGATGAATGCCCGGGCGCCGGGATGATCGCGGGCATCGGCCGGGTGTCCGGCCGCGAATGCGTCATCGTCGCCAACGATGCAACCGTCAAAGGTGGGACGTACTACCCGATCACGGTCAAGAAGCACCTGCGGGCACAGGAGATCGCGCTGCAGAACCAGCTGCCGTGCATCTACCTGGTGGACTCCGGCGGCGCGTTCCTGCCGCGCCAGGACGAGGTGTTCCCGGACCGGGAGCATTTCGGCCGGATCTTCTACAACCAGGCCACCATGAGCGCCAAGGGCATCGCCCAGATCGCGGCCGTGCTGGGATCGTGTACCGCAGGCGGCGCGTACGTGCCTGCCATGAGTGACGAGGCGGTGATCGTCCGCAACCAGGGCACCATCTTCCTGGGTGGCCCGCCGCTGGTGAAGGCCGCGACCGGCGAGGTCGTGACCGCCGAGGACCTCGGCGGCGGCGACCTGCACTCCAAGATCTCCGGCGTCACAGACCATCTGGCCCATGACGACCGGGACGCGCTGCGCATCGTGCGCAACATCGTCTCGACACTGGGCCCGGCCCAGGAGCCGCCGTGGGCGGTGGAGCCCGCCGTCGACGCCGTCGCCGATCAGACCGAGCTCTACGACGTCGTACCCGTCGACCCCCGGGTGCCCTACGACGTGCACGAGGTGATCACCCGGATCGTCGATGACGGCCGGTTCAACGAGTTCAAGGCCGAATACGGCACCACGCTGGTCACCGGCTTCGCGCGCATCCACGGCCACCCCGTCGGCATCATCGCCAACAACGGTGTGCTGTTCGGCGAATCCGCGCTCAAGGGTGCGCATTTCATCGAACTGTGCGACAAACGCAAGACGCCGCTGCTGTTCCTGCAGAACATCTCGGGCTTCATGGTGGGCCGCGACTACGAGGCAGGCGGCATCGCCAAGCACGGCGCCAAGATGGTGACCGCCGTGGCCTGCGCGCGGGTGCCGAAGCTGACCGTCGTGATCGGTGGCTCGTACGGTGCAGGCAACTACTCCATGTGCGGCCGGGCGTATTCGCCGCGCTTCCTGTGGATGTGGCCCAATGCCCGCATCTCGGTGATGGGCGGCGAGCAGGCCGCGTCGGTGCTGGCCACGGTGCGCGGCGAGATGACCGACGAGCAGGCCGAAGAATTCAAGGCGCCGATTCGCGCCCAGTACGAGCACCAGGGCAATCCCTACTATTCGACGGCGCGACTGTGGGACGACGGCGTGATCGATCCCGCTGACACCAGAACCGTGCTCGGACTTGCCCTTTCGGTTGTGGGCCAGGCTCCGCTCGAGCCGGTCTCCTACGGCGTCTTCCGGATGTGA